One window of the Thermodesulfomicrobium sp. WS genome contains the following:
- a CDS encoding UPF0280 family protein, with protein sequence MKSNSWIRNYRTHPHDLTTFQVVIEESDLWIAAHQDLSSMAAAEIRRLRGQIQAWAELHPEFYPALTPLPCPQRAPSIVRRMYRAAEAVGVGPMAAVAGAIAQAVAEALHQESPEVLVENGGDNYLISRAERVVGILDDPAAGIHLGLRLTPKDFPCALCASSARIGHSLSFGDADLVVVRAADAALADAAATALANRVHSPRHVHRTLALAQAWEAIGIEGVLVRCGDVFGAWGNLELVALDTPQG encoded by the coding sequence ATGAAATCCAATTCCTGGATCCGGAACTACCGCACCCATCCCCACGATCTCACCACCTTCCAAGTGGTCATCGAGGAATCGGACCTGTGGATCGCCGCCCACCAGGACCTCTCCAGCATGGCGGCCGCAGAAATCCGGCGCCTGCGCGGCCAGATCCAGGCCTGGGCGGAGCTCCACCCGGAGTTCTATCCGGCCCTCACCCCACTGCCCTGTCCCCAGCGCGCCCCGAGCATCGTCAGGCGCATGTACCGTGCTGCCGAAGCCGTGGGCGTGGGGCCCATGGCCGCCGTGGCCGGGGCCATTGCCCAGGCCGTGGCCGAGGCCCTGCACCAAGAAAGCCCCGAAGTGCTCGTGGAAAACGGCGGCGACAACTACCTCATCTCCCGCGCCGAACGGGTGGTGGGCATCCTCGACGATCCGGCCGCAGGCATCCACCTCGGCCTGCGCCTTACCCCAAAGGATTTCCCCTGCGCCCTGTGTGCCTCATCGGCGCGCATCGGCCATTCCCTGAGCTTTGGAGATGCGGACCTGGTGGTGGTGCGCGCCGCCGACGCCGCCCTGGCCGACGCCGCAGCCACGGCCCTGGCCAATCGGGTGCACAGCCCCCGCCACGTGCATCGAACCCTCGCCCTGGCGCAAGCGTGGGAAGCAATCGGCATTGAGGGGGTGCTTGTGCGCTGCGGTGACGTGTTCGGCGCGTGGGGAAATCTGGAGCTGGTCGCCTTGGACACCCCGCAGGGCTAA
- a CDS encoding DegT/DnrJ/EryC1/StrS family aminotransferase, with the protein MRQDFLVFGSPRIEADEMDAVLACLKSGWIGTGPQVAAFESEFAAYKGAPYAVAVNSCTAALHLALLAADLAPGDEVITTAMTFCATVNAIIHAGATPVIVDVDPATGNIDPEAVAAAITPRTRALLPVHFAGRACPMDPLMQLAQRHDLIVIEDCAHAIETEYHGRQAGTMGQFGCFSFYVTKNVVTGEGGMVITADPKAAARIKVLALHGMSADAWKRFGDDGYKHYYVTEAGFKYNMMDIQAAMGRIQLSKVERYWQRRGEIWQRYMEAFADLPIDLPAPLEPDQRHGLHLFTIGVEETRCGIARDEFLGAMRRQNIGVGVHYLCIPEHPYYQERFGWSPDMVPNARDMGRRTVSLPLSAKLTDADVDDVIAAVRGTVAGTSVR; encoded by the coding sequence ATGCGTCAAGATTTTTTGGTTTTTGGATCGCCGCGCATTGAGGCCGATGAGATGGATGCGGTCCTTGCGTGCCTCAAATCCGGCTGGATTGGCACCGGTCCGCAGGTGGCGGCCTTTGAGAGCGAGTTCGCGGCCTACAAGGGGGCGCCTTATGCGGTGGCGGTCAATTCCTGCACCGCGGCCTTGCATTTGGCGCTCCTTGCCGCGGATCTCGCCCCAGGAGACGAGGTCATCACCACGGCCATGACCTTTTGCGCCACGGTCAACGCCATCATCCATGCCGGTGCGACCCCGGTCATCGTGGACGTGGATCCCGCCACCGGCAACATCGACCCCGAGGCGGTGGCTGCGGCCATCACCCCACGTACCCGTGCGCTCCTCCCGGTGCATTTTGCAGGCCGCGCCTGCCCCATGGACCCCCTCATGCAGCTTGCCCAGCGGCATGATCTGATCGTTATTGAGGACTGCGCCCACGCCATCGAAACCGAGTACCATGGCCGTCAGGCCGGCACCATGGGGCAGTTTGGCTGCTTCAGTTTTTACGTCACCAAAAACGTGGTCACCGGTGAGGGCGGCATGGTCATTACCGCGGACCCAAAGGCCGCGGCCCGCATCAAGGTGCTCGCCTTACACGGCATGAGCGCCGATGCCTGGAAACGTTTCGGCGATGACGGCTACAAGCATTACTACGTCACCGAGGCGGGTTTCAAATACAACATGATGGACATTCAGGCCGCCATGGGCCGCATTCAGCTCTCCAAGGTGGAGCGCTATTGGCAGCGACGCGGGGAGATCTGGCAGCGCTACATGGAGGCCTTTGCGGATTTGCCCATCGATCTGCCGGCACCATTGGAGCCGGATCAGCGCCATGGACTGCATCTCTTTACCATCGGCGTGGAGGAGACACGCTGCGGCATTGCTCGGGACGAGTTTTTGGGCGCCATGCGGCGGCAGAATATCGGGGTGGGCGTGCATTATCTCTGTATCCCTGAGCACCCCTACTACCAGGAACGTTTTGGCTGGAGTCCGGATATGGTCCCCAACGCCCGTGATATGGGCCGGCGTACGGTGAGCCTCCCGCTTTCGGCCAAGCTTACGGACGCAGACGTGGACGACGTCATCGCGGCGGTGCGCGGGACCGTGGCGGGGACCAGCGTTCGGTGA
- a CDS encoding glutaredoxin family protein: protein MSQPAPITLYALSTCIHCKHTKEFLDRCGVTYDCIFVDKLTGDERKTMVEHIKKINPKLSFPTLSINGQVIIGFKEKEIEEALRNL, encoded by the coding sequence ATGTCGCAACCGGCCCCCATAACCCTCTACGCCCTGAGCACCTGCATCCATTGCAAGCACACCAAGGAATTCTTGGATCGCTGCGGCGTCACCTATGACTGTATCTTCGTCGATAAATTGACCGGAGATGAACGGAAAACCATGGTAGAGCACATCAAAAAAATCAATCCTAAACTTTCTTTCCCGACACTTTCGATCAATGGACAAGTGATCATCGGCTTCAAAGAGAAAGAAATCGAGGAGGCATTGCGTAACTTATGA
- a CDS encoding ferredoxin-thioredoxin reductase catalytic domain-containing protein, translating to MTTKELYEKLKAIQEPKGYFFNKDMQMTMDLLESLLVNKERYGYMACPCRLASGNLDLDRDILCPCVYREPDVAEYGACYCGLYVSKDWNEGRIPHVPVPERRDPEKLLAALADGED from the coding sequence ATGACCACGAAGGAACTGTACGAAAAGCTCAAAGCGATCCAAGAGCCTAAAGGATATTTCTTCAATAAAGATATGCAAATGACCATGGACCTCTTGGAGAGCCTTTTGGTCAATAAAGAACGCTATGGGTACATGGCCTGCCCATGCCGGCTTGCTTCGGGAAATCTCGATCTTGACCGGGATATTTTGTGTCCCTGCGTGTACCGTGAACCTGATGTAGCGGAATACGGGGCATGTTATTGTGGGCTTTACGTCTCCAAAGATTGGAACGAAGGGCGCATCCCCCATGTCCCGGTGCCCGAACGCCGCGACCCGGAAAAGCTCCTGGCAGCACTTGCGGATGGTGAAGATTGA
- the gltX gene encoding glutamate--tRNA ligase codes for MSIVTRFPPSPTGYLHIGGARTALFNFLLARKHGGRFILRIEDTDQARSTPEMTNAILEGMRWLGLTWDEGPYLQSERTAIYNEHVDKLLASGHAYYCDCSPEDVDAMRERARAAGLKPKYDGRCRERNLGPGPGRVVRFKTPQTGKIVFDDMVKGTIAWDVQELDDFIIRRADGSPIYQLAVVVDDALMGVTHVLRGDDHQSNTPKQILLYEALGYPLPRFGHVPMILGPDKKKLSKRHGAMSVMAYKEMGFLPEAMVNYLARLGWAHGDDEIFSLEELLEKFSVEGLGRSPSVFDIHKLTWVNSHYIKTSSPERLAPLVAELLTPILGCAPDEALVRQIVPLYQSRAKTLREMAEAAAFFFVPTVDLTYDAKAVATHLGPEARQHLEALRAALAKLPEFSVPALEAAVGAYLNAVGQPFKTIAQPLRVALTGGTVSPGLFETMAVLGKERVLERLQHAATLLPA; via the coding sequence ATGTCCATCGTCACCCGTTTTCCCCCCAGCCCCACGGGCTACCTGCATATCGGCGGCGCCCGCACCGCCCTGTTCAACTTCCTGCTGGCCCGCAAGCACGGCGGTCGTTTCATCCTGCGCATCGAGGATACGGATCAGGCCCGCTCCACCCCGGAGATGACCAACGCCATCCTCGAGGGCATGCGCTGGCTCGGCCTTACCTGGGATGAAGGCCCCTACCTGCAAAGCGAGCGCACGGCCATTTACAACGAACACGTGGACAAACTCTTGGCTTCCGGCCATGCCTACTACTGCGACTGTTCCCCGGAAGACGTGGACGCCATGCGCGAACGCGCCCGGGCTGCCGGCCTCAAGCCCAAATACGACGGCCGTTGCCGCGAGCGCAATCTGGGCCCGGGCCCGGGGCGGGTGGTGCGCTTCAAGACCCCGCAGACCGGCAAGATCGTGTTCGATGACATGGTCAAAGGCACCATCGCCTGGGACGTCCAGGAACTCGACGATTTCATCATCCGCCGCGCCGACGGCTCCCCCATCTACCAATTGGCCGTCGTGGTGGACGATGCGCTCATGGGGGTCACCCATGTGCTGCGCGGCGATGACCATCAGAGCAACACCCCCAAGCAGATCCTGCTCTATGAGGCCCTCGGCTATCCCTTGCCCCGCTTTGGCCACGTACCCATGATCTTGGGGCCGGACAAAAAGAAGCTCAGCAAACGCCACGGGGCCATGTCGGTCATGGCCTACAAGGAGATGGGCTTTCTCCCCGAGGCCATGGTCAATTATCTCGCACGCCTCGGTTGGGCGCACGGCGACGACGAGATCTTCTCCCTGGAAGAGTTGCTGGAAAAATTCTCTGTGGAAGGGCTGGGGCGCTCGCCCTCGGTCTTCGACATCCACAAACTCACCTGGGTCAACAGCCACTACATCAAGACCAGCTCGCCGGAGCGCCTGGCACCACTAGTGGCGGAACTGCTGACCCCCATCTTGGGCTGCGCCCCGGACGAAGCCTTGGTGCGCCAGATAGTGCCGCTCTACCAGTCCCGAGCCAAGACCTTGCGGGAGATGGCAGAGGCCGCGGCGTTCTTTTTCGTGCCCACCGTGGATCTCACCTATGATGCCAAGGCTGTGGCCACCCACCTGGGCCCCGAGGCCCGTCAGCACCTCGAGGCCCTGCGGGCAGCCCTGGCGAAGCTCCCGGAGTTCTCCGTCCCCGCCCTGGAAGCAGCCGTGGGGGCCTATCTCAATGCCGTGGGGCAACCCTTCAAGACCATTGCCCAACCCCTGCGCGTGGCGCTTACCGGCGGCACCGTCAGCCCCGGACTCTTCGAGACCATGGCAGTGCTGGGCAAAGAACGCGTCCTGGAACGCCTGCAGCACGCGGCAACCCTGCTGCCTGCCTAA
- a CDS encoding superoxide dismutase yields MLFVLPDLPYGKEALIPTISAKTLDFHHGKHHQAYVDNTNKLIAGTELENKTLEEIIRATAGDASRAGIFNNAAQVWNHSFYWQCMKPGGGGKPTGPIAERIERDLGGYDAFAAAFKDAGLTQFGSGWAWLVEKDGKLAIMKTANADTPIAHGIKPLLTVDVWEHAYYLDYQNRRGDYLTEFIAKLIDWEFVNEQLAK; encoded by the coding sequence ATGCTCTTCGTCTTGCCGGATCTGCCCTATGGTAAAGAAGCCTTAATCCCCACCATCAGCGCCAAGACGCTGGACTTCCATCACGGCAAACACCACCAGGCATACGTGGACAACACCAACAAGCTCATCGCGGGCACGGAGCTGGAAAACAAGACCCTGGAAGAGATCATTCGAGCCACGGCAGGGGACGCCAGCCGTGCAGGCATCTTCAATAACGCCGCCCAGGTATGGAACCATTCCTTCTACTGGCAGTGTATGAAGCCCGGCGGCGGGGGCAAGCCCACCGGCCCCATTGCCGAGCGCATCGAACGCGACCTCGGCGGCTACGATGCCTTTGCCGCAGCCTTCAAGGATGCCGGACTCACCCAGTTCGGCAGCGGTTGGGCATGGCTGGTGGAAAAGGACGGCAAACTGGCCATCATGAAGACCGCCAATGCCGACACCCCCATTGCCCACGGCATCAAGCCGCTGCTCACCGTGGACGTATGGGAGCACGCCTACTACCTGGATTACCAGAACCGCCGCGGCGATTACCTGACGGAATTCATCGCCAAGCTCATCGACTGGGAATTCGTCAACGAACAACTGGCCAAATAA
- a CDS encoding DsrE/DsrF/DrsH-like family protein translates to MATAPRESAAFITSKDTLEGVYPGLILGINACRLGMEASVFYTFMGINVIRKGWIDKIKFHPPGFMGAIPGMASVATWMMKQKMDAANIPSVGDLQEMAQMEGVRFVACRMTVDMMGLSEKDFIDGVTIMTAEEFLRYAKECKILLYT, encoded by the coding sequence ATGGCAACCGCACCTCGGGAATCCGCGGCATTTATCACCTCGAAAGATACGCTCGAAGGGGTGTATCCGGGGCTGATTCTTGGCATCAACGCCTGCCGTTTGGGCATGGAAGCCTCGGTCTTTTATACGTTCATGGGGATCAACGTCATCCGGAAAGGTTGGATCGACAAGATCAAATTCCATCCCCCAGGCTTTATGGGGGCGATTCCAGGCATGGCAAGTGTTGCCACCTGGATGATGAAGCAAAAGATGGATGCCGCCAACATTCCATCGGTTGGAGACCTTCAAGAAATGGCGCAGATGGAAGGGGTGCGTTTTGTCGCGTGCCGTATGACGGTGGATATGATGGGCCTTTCGGAGAAGGACTTTATTGATGGCGTGACGATTATGACCGCGGAAGAGTTTCTCCGCTATGCCAAGGAATGTAAGATCTTGCTCTATACCTAG
- a CDS encoding bacterioferritin: MLSKEERRAKVIEVLNQARAMELYAITQYMNQHYGLDAMDYGELAAKVKLIAIDEMRHAEMFAERIKELGGEPTTDPLGSLKKGQGVREIFPFDATLEDDTIDQYNQFALVCRDCGDSVSLKLFETIIEEEQAHMNYFDNVGNHIATLGDTYLSKIAGTSASTGPATKGFVLGGSAGA; this comes from the coding sequence ATGCTGTCCAAAGAAGAGCGTCGCGCCAAAGTCATCGAGGTCCTCAACCAGGCCCGGGCCATGGAGCTCTATGCCATTACCCAGTACATGAACCAGCATTATGGTCTGGACGCCATGGATTATGGCGAGCTGGCCGCCAAGGTGAAGCTCATCGCCATCGACGAGATGCGGCATGCGGAGATGTTTGCCGAGCGCATCAAGGAGCTGGGCGGAGAGCCCACCACCGATCCGCTGGGAAGCCTCAAGAAAGGGCAGGGCGTGCGGGAAATCTTTCCCTTTGACGCCACCCTGGAGGATGACACCATCGATCAGTACAACCAGTTTGCCTTAGTGTGCCGGGATTGCGGCGACAGTGTGAGCCTCAAGCTCTTTGAGACCATTATCGAGGAAGAGCAGGCACACATGAACTACTTCGACAACGTCGGTAACCACATCGCCACCCTCGGCGACACCTATCTTTCCAAGATTGCCGGGACTTCGGCGTCCACAGGACCGGCGACCAAGGGGTTTGTGTTGGGAGGTTCTGCAGGTGCATAA
- a CDS encoding DUF721 domain-containing protein: protein MWSKRRARTLQSVSHVMASALSEEAALEFAIAGLWRRWEELAGPELGKLLVPLGHQGRVLRVGAQHPAVLQEASFLGPALLDRANTLLGQTYFQEVRFELPGSRTALNQNFLPPPPPKSPMPRPVPIGGLQLPEDSPVGRAYRTYVARLRAAGSENDNS from the coding sequence ATGTGGAGCAAACGCCGCGCCCGCACCCTGCAATCGGTCTCGCACGTCATGGCCTCGGCCCTCAGCGAAGAGGCGGCGCTGGAATTTGCCATCGCCGGCCTCTGGAGACGCTGGGAGGAACTGGCGGGCCCAGAACTGGGAAAGCTCCTCGTGCCGTTGGGGCACCAGGGGCGGGTCCTCCGTGTGGGCGCGCAGCACCCGGCCGTCCTTCAAGAAGCATCCTTTCTCGGCCCTGCCCTCCTCGATCGGGCCAACACCCTCCTGGGCCAGACCTATTTCCAAGAGGTACGCTTCGAGCTCCCCGGTTCCCGCACTGCCCTCAACCAAAACTTCCTTCCCCCGCCGCCCCCCAAGTCTCCCATGCCTCGTCCTGTCCCCATCGGCGGCTTGCAACTCCCCGAAGACTCTCCCGTGGGCCGGGCCTATCGCACCTACGTGGCTCGGCTGCGCGCCGCAGGTTCGGAAAACGACAATTCCTGA
- a CDS encoding metalloregulator ArsR/SmtB family transcription factor → MKADEKKLFEAKAAVLKALAHPTRLWMIEQLAAGEKCVCEFAEHIDADFSTVSKHLSVLKQAGIVQDERRGKQVYYRLKTPCVMNFMHCVEAVLSARALEHLSMTSLSDWGRK, encoded by the coding sequence ATGAAAGCTGATGAAAAAAAACTTTTTGAGGCCAAGGCTGCAGTTTTGAAGGCATTGGCTCATCCCACCAGATTATGGATGATCGAGCAGCTTGCGGCTGGCGAAAAATGCGTGTGCGAGTTTGCCGAGCACATCGATGCAGATTTTTCCACTGTTTCCAAGCATCTGAGTGTACTCAAGCAAGCAGGCATCGTGCAGGACGAAAGACGGGGCAAACAGGTGTACTACCGTCTCAAGACCCCCTGCGTCATGAATTTCATGCATTGCGTGGAGGCGGTGCTTTCCGCACGCGCCTTGGAACATCTCTCAATGACGAGCCTCTCTGACTGGGGGCGCAAATAG
- a CDS encoding TolC family protein yields the protein MNAKEAKRQCHGHVFGPLSRLGMGLRMNIGESYVARYRGRLYRFLILLVLLLSSSTVALANNATLDASAPAGNGEILSLDRAIALALSNNPEIAATTWEVTAAEEKLSGAKAARWPIFNANALYQRNMDDQRLVPARYNGELGIFDDDISSADVTLRIPLYSGGKITSEIKTAELLHLAEKKRLARTREELVFNVLNTFYGILGQQAVIRAVEQSIETMESHLKKSKALEKMGKAAPVDVMRTEVRLAELGQSLIREKNALAVAKRLLANLMGAREAAWSVSGALPMPEPLPGTPESLIAKSLETRPDYQAAKERLAAQEHKVDTAKAGNLPAVSLVGSYGGRMAGTTEAAETGAVGISLSVPLFDGGRVEAQVRQERALLAAARERLGKLELQIRQDVETALLNCDASDRQLEVARHSVMLAEEVLRIERLKYEMGRGTALDVLDAQSALLQAHTNVVRAMVDSNISRARLALAMGGQIK from the coding sequence ATGAACGCGAAAGAGGCAAAGAGGCAATGTCATGGTCACGTTTTCGGGCCGTTGTCACGGCTCGGCATGGGGTTGAGGATGAACATTGGTGAAAGCTATGTTGCTCGTTACAGGGGGCGACTGTATCGCTTCCTGATACTTCTGGTGCTGCTTCTCTCGTCGAGCACGGTTGCATTGGCAAACAACGCAACATTGGACGCTTCAGCCCCTGCCGGAAACGGAGAAATTCTGTCGCTGGACCGTGCGATTGCGCTGGCTCTTTCGAACAACCCGGAAATCGCAGCCACGACCTGGGAGGTCACTGCAGCGGAAGAGAAACTCTCCGGCGCAAAGGCCGCTCGTTGGCCCATTTTCAACGCCAATGCGCTTTATCAGCGGAACATGGACGACCAGCGTCTTGTGCCGGCCCGGTATAACGGCGAACTGGGAATTTTTGATGATGACATCTCCAGTGCGGACGTGACCCTCCGGATCCCCCTTTACAGCGGCGGAAAGATCACGAGTGAAATCAAGACGGCGGAGCTGTTGCATCTGGCTGAGAAAAAACGCTTGGCCCGAACCCGTGAGGAACTCGTCTTCAATGTCTTGAATACCTTTTATGGCATCCTCGGACAGCAGGCAGTCATTCGCGCCGTCGAGCAGTCCATCGAGACCATGGAAAGCCACCTGAAGAAAAGCAAGGCTCTGGAGAAGATGGGCAAGGCCGCGCCGGTGGATGTGATGCGCACGGAGGTCCGATTGGCCGAATTGGGACAGTCCCTGATCCGAGAGAAGAACGCGTTGGCCGTTGCCAAACGTCTGCTGGCCAACCTGATGGGGGCCCGTGAAGCGGCCTGGAGCGTCTCCGGTGCGTTGCCCATGCCCGAACCACTTCCTGGAACTCCGGAATCCCTGATAGCCAAGTCATTGGAAACACGCCCCGATTATCAGGCCGCAAAGGAGCGGTTGGCGGCTCAAGAACACAAGGTGGACACCGCAAAAGCCGGAAACCTGCCGGCGGTGTCCCTGGTGGGCAGCTATGGCGGACGGATGGCCGGAACGACGGAGGCCGCGGAGACCGGAGCGGTCGGCATCAGCCTGAGCGTTCCCCTCTTCGATGGTGGACGCGTCGAAGCCCAGGTCAGGCAGGAAAGGGCCTTGCTGGCCGCAGCTCGTGAACGGCTGGGCAAACTTGAATTGCAGATCCGACAGGACGTGGAAACCGCACTGCTGAATTGTGACGCCAGCGACCGTCAGCTCGAAGTCGCACGCCACTCCGTAATGCTGGCAGAAGAAGTCTTGCGCATAGAGCGTCTCAAGTACGAAATGGGGCGGGGAACCGCTCTGGACGTCTTGGATGCGCAGTCGGCCCTGCTGCAGGCCCACACGAATGTCGTGCGAGCCATGGTCGACAGCAATATTTCACGCGCCAGGCTGGCCCTGGCCATGGGAGGGCAGATCAAGTGA
- a CDS encoding efflux RND transporter periplasmic adaptor subunit, whose product MIVLLGVFVVGVGRNWLNRQVQGTVGNQTSGVDVGKKPPQPAQQPPAVTIEVVKAGVFRQYIALSGTVEASTVAVLASPAEGPVLHCAVREGDRVRAGQAVVRIGRQDSALASRSSAAEELRRQQEEYRRIVTLVEAKALPADQLDLAKSSLERAKAAMIQANQAAGDYVVTAPWDGIVSQVRVSDGNFVAPRAPLVDIYDPASLVLRFSVAEDQAFTLKTGSKVLASFDGLGGKEYELEIVRAFPGLDKKLRTRTFEAGLPKEDFIPGMFARIRAVLKEDPSALTVPVDAVQTQGGKRSVFVVRDGLATRRTIEVGFEQDGRIAVRSGLDAGDQVVVGGIERVKDGVPVRLKGAEGLNKNATGEARS is encoded by the coding sequence TTGATCGTCCTGCTGGGGGTGTTCGTTGTCGGGGTGGGGAGAAATTGGCTGAACCGGCAGGTTCAAGGTACCGTGGGGAATCAGACTTCAGGGGTCGATGTCGGCAAGAAGCCGCCACAACCCGCCCAGCAGCCTCCCGCGGTGACCATTGAGGTGGTGAAGGCTGGCGTCTTTCGGCAGTACATCGCCTTGAGCGGAACCGTGGAGGCTTCGACCGTGGCCGTTTTGGCCTCTCCTGCGGAAGGACCAGTGCTCCATTGCGCGGTGCGCGAAGGCGACCGTGTACGCGCGGGCCAAGCCGTCGTACGCATCGGACGGCAGGATTCGGCCCTGGCGTCGCGCTCTTCGGCCGCAGAGGAACTCCGTCGACAGCAGGAGGAATACCGTCGCATCGTCACCCTGGTCGAAGCCAAGGCCCTGCCCGCCGATCAGCTCGATCTGGCCAAGTCCTCCCTGGAACGCGCCAAGGCAGCCATGATCCAGGCCAATCAGGCGGCTGGGGATTATGTCGTCACCGCCCCGTGGGATGGCATCGTTTCCCAGGTCCGGGTTTCGGACGGCAATTTCGTGGCCCCGCGCGCGCCTTTGGTCGACATCTACGATCCGGCCAGTCTAGTACTCCGCTTCAGCGTCGCCGAGGATCAGGCGTTTACTCTCAAAACTGGAAGTAAAGTCCTGGCGTCCTTCGACGGTCTGGGCGGCAAGGAATATGAACTGGAGATCGTCCGGGCCTTTCCCGGGCTTGACAAGAAGTTACGCACAAGGACCTTCGAGGCGGGTTTGCCCAAAGAAGACTTCATTCCCGGGATGTTCGCCCGGATCCGAGCGGTCCTCAAGGAAGATCCGTCTGCGTTGACCGTGCCGGTCGATGCCGTGCAGACGCAGGGGGGGAAACGCAGCGTCTTTGTGGTTCGGGATGGTCTTGCCACACGGCGCACGATCGAAGTGGGGTTCGAGCAAGACGGCCGCATCGCGGTGCGTTCCGGTCTCGATGCCGGTGATCAGGTCGTGGTGGGCGGCATAGAGCGCGTCAAAGATGGAGTGCCAGTGCGTTTGAAGGGCGCTGAAGGACTCAATAAAAACGCAACGGGCGAGGCCAGGTCATGA